A single region of the Polymorphum gilvum SL003B-26A1 genome encodes:
- a CDS encoding CpaF family protein: MAPPADLAPRESRAADIDKVIQAAASQMVKKDDDRSRRRSPEYYETKSSIFNALVEAIDLSQLSRLGPEDARDEIRDVVNDIIALKNVVMSISEQEDLLEDICNDVLGYGPLEPLLARDDIADIMVNGAHTVYIETEGKMQQTNIAFRDNAQLMNICQRIVSQVGRRVDESSPICDARLPDGSRVNVIAPPLAIDGPALTIRKFKKDKLTLDQLVKFGSITPEGATILQIIGRSRCNVLVSGGTGSGKTTLLNCLTAYIDTTERIITCEDSAELQLQQPHVVRLETRPPNLEGEGEVTMRDLVKNCLRMRPERIIVGEVRGPEAFDLLQAMNTGHDGSMGTLHANSPREALSRVESMITMGGFSLPSKTLREMIVSSIDVIVQAARLRDGSRRITHITEVMGMEGDVIITQDIFLYDIIGEDASGRIIGRHRSTGIGRPKFWERARYFGEEQRLAAALDAAEAAELVND, encoded by the coding sequence ATGGCCCCGCCGGCCGACCTCGCTCCGCGAGAAAGCCGCGCCGCGGACATCGACAAGGTGATCCAGGCGGCGGCGTCCCAGATGGTTAAAAAGGACGACGACCGCAGCCGCCGCCGCTCACCCGAGTATTACGAGACCAAGTCCTCCATCTTCAATGCCCTGGTCGAGGCGATCGACTTGTCGCAGCTAAGCCGTCTCGGCCCGGAGGATGCCCGCGACGAGATCCGAGACGTCGTCAATGACATCATCGCCCTGAAGAATGTCGTCATGTCGATTTCCGAGCAGGAGGATCTGCTCGAGGACATCTGCAACGACGTACTCGGCTATGGTCCGCTCGAACCGCTTCTGGCGCGCGACGACATCGCCGACATCATGGTCAACGGCGCCCACACGGTCTACATCGAAACCGAAGGCAAGATGCAGCAGACCAACATCGCGTTCCGCGACAACGCGCAACTGATGAACATCTGCCAGCGGATCGTCAGCCAGGTCGGCCGCCGGGTCGACGAATCGAGCCCGATCTGCGACGCGCGCCTGCCCGACGGGTCGCGCGTCAACGTCATCGCGCCTCCGCTCGCAATCGATGGCCCGGCGTTGACGATCCGCAAATTCAAGAAGGACAAGCTCACCCTCGACCAACTGGTGAAGTTCGGCTCCATCACGCCGGAGGGAGCGACGATCCTCCAGATCATTGGCCGGTCGCGCTGTAATGTCCTCGTCTCCGGCGGCACGGGCTCGGGTAAGACGACGTTGCTGAACTGTCTGACTGCCTACATCGATACCACCGAACGCATCATCACCTGCGAGGACAGCGCCGAACTCCAGTTGCAGCAGCCGCATGTGGTGCGCCTCGAAACGCGGCCGCCCAACCTGGAGGGCGAAGGCGAGGTCACCATGCGCGACCTGGTGAAGAACTGCCTTCGCATGCGTCCCGAACGCATCATCGTCGGCGAAGTGCGCGGACCGGAGGCGTTCGACCTGCTGCAGGCCATGAACACCGGTCACGACGGCTCGATGGGCACGCTGCACGCCAATTCGCCGCGCGAGGCGCTCTCGCGCGTGGAATCCATGATCACGATGGGCGGTTTTTCGCTGCCGTCGAAGACGCTGCGCGAGATGATCGTCTCTTCGATCGACGTCATCGTCCAGGCCGCGCGTCTCAGGGACGGCTCGCGCCGCATCACCCACATCACCGAGGTGATGGGCATGGAAGGCGACGTGATCATCACCCAGGACATCTTCCTCTACGACATCATCGGCGAGGACGCGAGCGGTCGCATCATCGGCCGGCATCGCTCGACAGGCATCGGTCGACCGAAGTTCTGGGAGCGGGCGCGCTACTTCGGCGAGGAACAGCGTTTGGCAGCGGCCCTGGATGCCGCCGAGGCGGCGGAGCTTGTCAATGACTAG
- a CDS encoding leucyl aminopeptidase family protein, with protein MSDSLLALADAVSPVSIHAVCTRTLADRLSQLGQGAADWATLQGYKAAAGTVLVLPGDAERPQAVLFGVPETGQGTGQETGQGTGLGDTFAAGALVAALPAGDYCLAEGFPDPERAALGFALSSYRFTRYRSAEARPLPRLVIADGDMLARLRRIGAGVALARDLINTPSNDMGPAELAEAAVGLFARHGGTAEVIVGDDLLKQGFPMIHAVGRASNRAPRLIDCRWGEAAHPKVTLVGKGVVFDTGGLDIKPSSSMLLMKKDMGGAANVLGLAAMIMDAGLPIRLRVLIPAVENAISGSAFRPGDILPSRKGLSVEIGNTDAEGRLVLADALALADEEEPDLIVDMATLTGAARVALGPDLPPVYTDDEDLALALAAKAEAENDPLWRLPLWQPYMKYLDSKIADINHVNTSGAGYAGSITAALFLSRFVEKAKAWAHFDIFAWTPIERPGKPTGGEAQGIRALFALLQERYPGIK; from the coding sequence GTGTCCGACAGCCTGCTCGCCTTGGCCGATGCCGTGTCGCCCGTCTCGATTCATGCCGTTTGCACCCGGACTCTGGCGGACAGGTTATCCCAACTGGGGCAAGGCGCAGCAGACTGGGCGACCCTTCAGGGCTACAAGGCTGCGGCCGGCACCGTCCTGGTCTTGCCGGGGGATGCCGAACGGCCCCAGGCAGTCCTGTTCGGCGTTCCGGAGACAGGGCAGGGGACTGGCCAGGAAACAGGGCAGGGGACTGGGCTGGGGGATACCTTCGCCGCAGGTGCGCTTGTCGCCGCGCTGCCGGCCGGCGACTACTGTCTCGCCGAAGGCTTTCCCGATCCCGAACGGGCCGCGTTGGGCTTCGCCCTCTCGTCTTATCGCTTCACGCGCTATCGCTCCGCCGAGGCTAGGCCGCTGCCGCGCCTGGTCATCGCCGATGGCGACATGCTCGCACGTCTGCGGCGTATCGGTGCCGGCGTGGCGCTTGCGCGCGACCTGATCAACACGCCTTCCAACGACATGGGGCCGGCGGAACTCGCTGAGGCCGCTGTCGGTCTCTTCGCGCGACATGGCGGGACGGCAGAGGTCATCGTCGGCGACGATCTGCTGAAACAGGGCTTTCCCATGATCCACGCGGTCGGCCGTGCGAGCAACCGCGCACCGCGGCTCATCGATTGCCGGTGGGGCGAGGCGGCCCACCCCAAGGTGACGCTGGTCGGCAAGGGCGTGGTGTTCGATACCGGCGGCCTCGACATCAAGCCGTCGAGTTCCATGCTGCTGATGAAGAAGGACATGGGTGGGGCGGCGAACGTTCTCGGCCTCGCGGCCATGATCATGGACGCCGGCCTGCCGATCCGTCTCCGGGTCCTGATCCCGGCGGTGGAAAATGCGATCTCCGGCTCTGCCTTCCGTCCCGGCGACATCCTGCCCAGCCGCAAGGGGTTGAGCGTGGAAATCGGCAACACCGACGCGGAAGGAAGGCTGGTGCTCGCCGACGCGCTGGCCCTGGCCGATGAGGAGGAACCGGACCTGATCGTCGACATGGCTACTCTGACCGGCGCCGCGCGGGTCGCCCTTGGCCCCGACCTGCCCCCGGTCTACACCGATGACGAGGACCTCGCGTTGGCGCTGGCTGCGAAGGCCGAGGCGGAAAACGACCCGCTTTGGCGCTTGCCCCTGTGGCAGCCCTACATGAAATACCTCGACAGCAAGATCGCCGACATTAACCATGTCAATACCTCCGGCGCCGGCTACGCCGGGTCGATCACTGCAGCCCTGTTCCTGTCCCGTTTCGTCGAGAAGGCGAAGGCGTGGGCGCATTTCGATATCTTTGCCTGGACGCCGATCGAGCGACCAGGCAAGCCGACGGGCGGCGAGGCGCAGGGCATCCGGGCCTTGTTTGCGCTGTTGCAGGAACGCTATCCGGGAATTAAATAA
- a CDS encoding type II secretion system F family protein produces the protein MGFSDLANSQMVIAVLTMVAVAGTVFTLVMPVFERDGLKSRMKTVALEREKIRARERARLATEKGDTRVSLRNQPKKQVKNLVDKLNLRTALADENTQDKLRMAGYRGTGPLYTFLFARIVMPLILFVIALFYVFAFLPATLPSFTKVCAALFVGGIGVFAPNVYIQNRITKRQQSIRRAWPDALDLMLICVESGMSIEAAFRKVADEIGIQSIPLAEELTLTNAELSFLQERRQAYLNFAKRTGVDGVKNVTMALIQAERYGTPIGHALRVMADDNREQRMQEAEKKAASLPPKLTVPMIVFFLPVLFFVIMGPAVMQIIATFR, from the coding sequence ATGGGCTTCTCGGATCTTGCCAACAGCCAGATGGTCATCGCGGTCCTGACTATGGTCGCCGTGGCGGGTACCGTCTTCACGCTCGTCATGCCGGTGTTCGAGCGCGACGGACTGAAGTCGCGGATGAAGACCGTCGCTCTCGAGCGCGAGAAGATCCGCGCCCGCGAACGGGCACGCCTTGCGACCGAAAAGGGCGATACGCGGGTCTCCCTGCGCAATCAGCCGAAGAAGCAGGTCAAGAACCTGGTCGACAAGCTGAACCTGCGCACGGCACTCGCCGACGAGAATACCCAGGACAAGCTTCGCATGGCCGGCTACCGCGGCACCGGCCCGCTCTACACCTTCCTCTTTGCGCGTATCGTGATGCCGTTGATCCTGTTCGTGATCGCGCTGTTCTACGTCTTTGCCTTTCTGCCGGCCACATTGCCCAGCTTCACGAAGGTCTGCGCGGCTCTGTTCGTCGGCGGCATCGGCGTCTTTGCGCCCAATGTCTACATCCAGAACCGGATCACCAAGCGCCAGCAGTCGATTCGCCGGGCCTGGCCGGATGCGCTCGACCTTATGCTGATCTGCGTGGAATCCGGCATGTCGATCGAAGCCGCCTTCCGCAAGGTGGCCGACGAGATAGGCATCCAGTCGATTCCGCTCGCCGAGGAACTCACCCTCACCAATGCGGAACTGTCCTTTCTCCAGGAGCGCCGCCAGGCCTACCTGAATTTCGCCAAGCGCACCGGCGTCGACGGCGTCAAGAATGTCACCATGGCGTTGATCCAGGCGGAACGCTACGGCACGCCGATCGGCCATGCGCTGCGGGTCATGGCCGACGACAACCGCGAGCAGCGCATGCAGGAAGCGGAAAAGAAGGCCGCTTCCTTGCCGCCGAAGCTCACGGTGCCGATGATCGTGTTCTTCCTGCCCGTGCTCTTCTTCGTGATCATGGGGCCGGCGGTCATGCAGATCATCGCAACCTTCCGCTAG
- a CDS encoding CpaD family pilus assembly protein, whose protein sequence is MRMSFPSSRSLRVMALCATAVSAAALAGCQSGQTSAPLAATNDYRLRHPIVITEQAETLDLPVGQSTRNLNRDFAERVTEFGQASRRNGNGHVEILVPSGAANEAAVHAVTPRIRSALALGGVSGTHVSTRSYPVDDATAQAPIRLAYTRIKASAGPCGEWPANIGGSLNANQDYYNFGCATQANLAAMVDNPADLLGPRAMTPADQMRRATVFQKYRAGEQTASDYKEGDGASVSDSN, encoded by the coding sequence ATGCGTATGAGTTTCCCGAGCAGCCGGTCTCTCCGGGTCATGGCTCTTTGCGCAACGGCGGTTTCGGCGGCGGCGCTGGCGGGTTGCCAGAGTGGTCAGACGTCGGCGCCTCTGGCCGCCACCAACGACTATCGGCTGCGCCATCCCATCGTGATCACCGAACAGGCAGAAACCCTCGATCTCCCGGTCGGGCAAAGCACCCGAAATCTCAATCGCGATTTCGCCGAGCGGGTGACCGAGTTCGGTCAAGCGTCGCGCCGCAATGGCAACGGACACGTCGAGATCCTGGTTCCGTCCGGGGCAGCAAACGAGGCTGCCGTCCATGCGGTGACGCCGAGGATCCGGTCGGCACTCGCGCTCGGCGGGGTTTCCGGTACCCACGTTTCGACGCGGTCATACCCGGTCGACGACGCTACTGCCCAGGCGCCTATCCGGCTCGCCTACACGCGGATCAAGGCGTCCGCCGGTCCCTGCGGAGAATGGCCTGCCAACATCGGCGGCAGCCTGAATGCCAATCAGGACTATTACAACTTCGGGTGTGCCACTCAGGCGAACCTGGCGGCCATGGTCGACAACCCCGCCGACCTCCTTGGACCTCGGGCTATGACGCCGGCCGACCAGATGCGCCGGGCGACCGTGTTCCAGAAATATCGTGCCGGCGAGCAGACGGCCTCGGACTACAAGGAAGGCGACGGCGCGTCCGTCTCCGATTCGAACTAG
- a CDS encoding type II secretion system F family protein: protein MTSLDALLTPELTTIAVALLAAFSIGGVIYALFEPVLSGSKRREQRLGQIAARPQAASDRRPVRDAEKRRKSVQDQLKEFEEKQKARQKRANSLTLTNRLEQAGLDWERKHFIIFSIVSGLVFLILGFLLTRSPILTLAIAFVGGLGFPRWYLARRRRKRFDAFLNELPNAVDIIVRGVKAGLPLGDCIKIVASEARDPVAGEFRKIVEAQVMGLTLTEAVGRLPDRVPLAEANFFAIVVAIQQQAGGGLSEALGNLGKVLRGRKTLKGKIRALSSEAKSSAAIIGSLPFIVSLILYLIAPDYIMLLFTETAGNMIIAGGLLWMFIGSMVMKNMINFDF, encoded by the coding sequence ATGACTAGCCTTGATGCCTTGCTCACGCCGGAACTGACGACGATTGCCGTGGCGCTGCTTGCCGCCTTCAGCATCGGCGGAGTGATCTACGCCCTGTTCGAGCCGGTTCTGAGCGGGTCCAAGCGGCGCGAGCAGCGCCTCGGCCAGATCGCCGCCCGCCCCCAGGCAGCGTCCGATCGCCGGCCCGTGCGCGACGCCGAGAAGCGGCGCAAGTCGGTGCAGGACCAGTTGAAGGAGTTCGAGGAGAAGCAGAAGGCCCGCCAGAAGAGGGCCAACAGTCTGACCCTTACAAATCGGCTCGAACAGGCTGGCCTCGACTGGGAACGCAAGCATTTTATCATCTTCAGTATCGTCAGCGGCCTCGTGTTCCTGATTCTCGGCTTTCTTCTGACCCGCTCGCCGATCCTCACGCTGGCCATCGCCTTCGTCGGTGGCCTCGGCTTTCCGCGCTGGTATCTCGCCCGGCGGCGGCGGAAGCGGTTCGATGCGTTCCTGAACGAACTGCCGAACGCCGTCGACATCATCGTGCGCGGCGTCAAGGCAGGTCTGCCGCTCGGGGACTGCATCAAGATCGTCGCCTCGGAGGCGCGCGATCCAGTGGCCGGCGAGTTCCGCAAAATCGTCGAGGCTCAGGTCATGGGACTGACGCTGACCGAGGCCGTGGGCCGTCTTCCGGACCGGGTACCGCTGGCGGAAGCGAACTTTTTCGCCATCGTCGTGGCAATCCAGCAGCAGGCCGGCGGCGGCCTGTCCGAGGCCCTCGGCAATCTCGGCAAGGTTCTGCGGGGCCGCAAGACGCTCAAGGGCAAGATCCGGGCGCTGAGCTCTGAGGCGAAATCCTCGGCGGCAATCATCGGTTCTCTGCCGTTCATCGTCTCGTTGATCCTGTACCTGATCGCTCCCGATTACATCATGCTCTTGTTTACCGAGACAGCCGGCAACATGATCATCGCCGGCGGCCTGCTCTGGATGTTCATCGGTTCGATGGTCATGAAGAACATGATCAACTTCGACTTCTAG
- a CDS encoding tetratricopeptide repeat protein, with amino-acid sequence MVHPACCGTVSRPRLVPLAAAVAAALLVSGCASSKKVIGTHSSPTQSYVAPGSADARREVASWSKSYERNPSDRTAVLGYANALRRNGQIEQAMAVLRSAIIANGNDREIASAYGKILAMNGNFAEALNVLQAAQTPQNPDWRLLSAEGAVHDQMGNHARARSLYNQASKIAPDEPSLLNNLGLSHLLSGELPEAEYTLRKASQSPRADSRIRQNLALALGLQGKFAEAEQVARSELDPAQAEANIAYLKTMIAQSRS; translated from the coding sequence ATGGTCCATCCCGCCTGCTGCGGGACCGTTTCCCGGCCCCGCCTCGTTCCGCTCGCCGCCGCTGTGGCGGCTGCCCTCCTCGTCAGCGGCTGCGCCTCTTCCAAGAAGGTGATCGGTACCCATTCGAGCCCCACCCAGAGCTATGTCGCCCCCGGTTCGGCGGACGCGCGACGCGAGGTGGCATCATGGTCGAAATCCTACGAGCGTAACCCCTCCGACCGCACGGCCGTGCTCGGCTATGCCAATGCCCTGCGCCGCAACGGCCAGATCGAGCAGGCCATGGCCGTGCTGCGCTCGGCGATCATTGCCAACGGCAATGACCGTGAGATCGCGTCGGCCTATGGCAAGATCCTGGCGATGAACGGCAACTTCGCCGAGGCGCTGAACGTGCTCCAGGCGGCGCAGACACCCCAGAACCCGGACTGGCGGCTACTGTCTGCGGAAGGCGCGGTCCACGACCAGATGGGCAACCACGCCCGGGCGCGGTCGCTCTATAACCAGGCGAGCAAGATCGCGCCGGACGAGCCGAGCCTGCTCAACAATCTCGGCCTGTCGCACCTTCTGTCCGGGGAGTTGCCGGAAGCCGAATACACCCTGCGCAAGGCCTCCCAAAGCCCACGCGCCGACAGCCGGATCAGGCAGAATCTGGCGCTCGCGCTTGGCCTGCAGGGCAAGTTCGCGGAAGCCGAGCAAGTGGCTCGCAGCGAACTCGACCCCGCCCAGGCGGAAGCCAACATCGCCTATCTGAAGACAATGATCGCGCAAAGCCGCAGCTGA
- the def gene encoding peptide deformylase: protein MTKRDILIIPDPVLRQHCEPVVKVDDAIRKLADDMLETMYAAPGIGLAASQIGVLKRLFVLDVAKEDQPRAPMVFINPEIVWASEEMSVYQEGCLSIPEYYEEVERPASVRVRFFNRDGDEQELQADGLLATCIQHEYDHLNGRLFIDYLSKLKRDRVVKKFAKQARHAERV, encoded by the coding sequence ATGACGAAACGCGACATCCTGATCATCCCTGACCCTGTCCTGCGCCAGCACTGCGAGCCGGTCGTCAAGGTCGACGACGCAATCCGCAAGCTCGCCGACGACATGCTGGAAACCATGTATGCAGCGCCGGGAATCGGTCTGGCCGCCAGCCAGATCGGCGTGCTCAAGCGCCTGTTCGTGCTGGATGTGGCCAAGGAGGATCAGCCCAGGGCCCCGATGGTGTTCATCAATCCGGAAATTGTCTGGGCATCCGAGGAGATGTCTGTCTACCAGGAAGGCTGCCTGTCGATCCCGGAGTACTACGAGGAGGTCGAACGGCCCGCTTCTGTGCGCGTCCGGTTCTTCAATCGCGACGGCGACGAGCAGGAACTGCAGGCCGACGGACTTCTGGCTACCTGCATCCAGCACGAATACGACCACCTGAACGGCAGGCTGTTCATCGATTACCTGTCGAAGCTCAAGCGCGACCGCGTCGTCAAGAAATTCGCCAAGCAGGCCCGCCACGCCGAACGGGTCTGA
- a CDS encoding NlpC/P60 family protein yields MLEQLDRRLHPVRPDLAARAYEGRVAAARFVDGTRRSVTADVLAFRREPRPDCPIDTEALFGEAITVYEETMEGWAWGQLETDGYVGWFSSDGIGPFRETTHKVSALRTFRYPGPELKAPPLGMLSLGARVAVTGHAVTRGLEYALLADGSAVVARHLVPLGRSADDWVSVAEALLGTPYLWGGRSSLGLDCSALVQLAASFGGHSLPRDSDLQERQAGDALPLETRGLRRGDLLFWRGHVGVLSAPDLLLHANGFTMTVAHEARDAAVARIGATEFGALTAIRRLRR; encoded by the coding sequence TTGCTGGAACAACTGGACAGACGACTGCATCCCGTCAGGCCAGACCTCGCGGCACGCGCCTATGAGGGCCGCGTCGCCGCCGCCCGGTTCGTCGATGGCACCAGGCGGAGTGTGACAGCCGACGTGCTGGCCTTCCGCCGCGAGCCGCGGCCGGACTGTCCGATCGACACCGAAGCGCTGTTCGGCGAGGCGATCACCGTTTACGAGGAGACGATGGAAGGGTGGGCCTGGGGTCAACTCGAAACGGATGGCTATGTCGGCTGGTTCTCCTCCGACGGCATCGGTCCTTTCCGCGAGACGACGCACAAGGTCTCGGCGCTGCGCACATTCCGATATCCCGGTCCTGAACTGAAGGCGCCGCCGCTCGGCATGCTCTCGCTCGGCGCACGTGTCGCCGTTACCGGTCATGCAGTCACACGCGGACTCGAGTATGCCCTGCTGGCCGATGGGTCTGCCGTGGTCGCACGGCATCTCGTGCCGCTGGGAAGGAGTGCGGACGACTGGGTCTCGGTCGCGGAAGCCCTGCTCGGCACGCCCTATCTCTGGGGCGGACGCTCGTCCCTCGGCCTGGATTGCTCCGCCCTCGTCCAGCTTGCAGCCTCCTTTGGCGGCCACAGCCTGCCACGCGACAGCGACCTGCAGGAACGCCAGGCCGGCGATGCCCTGCCGCTCGAGACGCGCGGCCTGAGGCGCGGCGATCTCCTGTTCTGGCGCGGCCATGTCGGCGTGCTGAGCGCGCCGGACCTTCTGCTCCATGCCAACGGCTTCACCATGACCGTCGCGCACGAAGCCCGGGACGCGGCCGTTGCCCGCATCGGCGCTACCGAATTCGGCGCCTTGACCGCCATTCGGCGCCTGCGGCGCTGA
- a CDS encoding DNA recombination protein RmuC has translation MQDILFIVGDRSVTVLEVTVAAGLAMLAFIVLLVFSSLRQIRLRAAADAVAAERIHELEAHLSQLLKSQGEMTGRMQTMAEVFGSRQSDMMRAVNERLDGMGHKLGLSMADTTKQTHEGLRQLHERLAVIDRAQRTITDLSGQVVELQAILANKQTRGAFGQGRMEAIIQDQLAPSAYSFQATLSSGSRPDCLIHMPNGAPPLAIDAKFPLEAFNLLRKAEGDDRLKAAQAQFRRDFTKHIQDIKERYLIPGETQDTAFLFVPSESVFAELNENFEDLVQKAHRARVVIVSPSLLMLSIQVIQAVLRDARMREQAHLIQAEVAHLSDDVARLNDRVGKLQSHFAQANKDIDQILISTDKISKRSRKIEDLDLGEMREVVADQSERLRLVPGDD, from the coding sequence ATGCAGGATATCCTTTTCATTGTCGGCGACCGGTCGGTGACCGTGCTCGAGGTAACCGTCGCCGCCGGGCTGGCGATGCTTGCCTTCATCGTTCTGCTGGTCTTCAGCTCCCTGCGGCAGATCCGCTTGCGGGCAGCGGCCGACGCGGTGGCCGCCGAACGCATCCACGAACTGGAGGCCCACCTGTCGCAACTCCTGAAAAGCCAGGGTGAGATGACGGGACGGATGCAGACGATGGCGGAGGTGTTCGGCTCACGCCAGTCGGACATGATGCGCGCCGTCAACGAGCGGCTCGACGGCATGGGCCACAAGCTCGGCCTGTCGATGGCGGACACCACCAAGCAGACCCACGAGGGCCTGCGCCAGCTGCACGAGAGGCTGGCGGTCATCGACCGCGCCCAGCGCACGATCACCGACCTGTCCGGCCAGGTGGTCGAACTGCAGGCAATCCTCGCCAACAAGCAGACGCGCGGCGCCTTCGGCCAGGGACGCATGGAGGCGATCATCCAGGACCAGCTCGCCCCGAGCGCCTACAGCTTCCAGGCGACGCTGTCGAGCGGGTCGCGGCCGGACTGCCTGATCCACATGCCGAACGGCGCGCCGCCGCTGGCCATCGACGCCAAGTTCCCGCTCGAGGCCTTCAACCTGCTGCGCAAGGCGGAAGGGGACGACCGACTGAAGGCCGCCCAGGCGCAGTTCCGCCGCGACTTCACCAAGCACATCCAAGACATTAAGGAGCGCTACCTGATCCCCGGCGAGACGCAGGACACGGCATTCCTGTTCGTGCCGTCGGAAAGCGTGTTCGCCGAACTCAACGAGAATTTCGAGGATCTGGTCCAGAAGGCACACCGGGCACGAGTGGTGATCGTCTCGCCATCGCTGCTGATGCTGTCGATCCAGGTGATCCAGGCGGTCCTGCGCGATGCCCGCATGCGCGAGCAGGCTCATCTGATCCAGGCCGAGGTGGCCCACCTGAGCGACGACGTGGCGCGGCTCAACGACCGCGTCGGCAAGCTGCAGTCTCATTTCGCCCAGGCGAACAAGGACATCGACCAGATTCTGATCTCGACCGACAAGATCTCCAAGCGCAGCCGCAAGATCGAAGATCTGGACCTCGGCGAGATGCGCGAGGTCGTCGCGGACCAGAGTGAGCGGCTGCGGCTCGTGCCCGGAGACGACTGA
- a CDS encoding MarR family transcriptional regulator produces MAIDIRASQALKLWHEVNLALVRDGDQDLSARQMTILLTVYLEPPPHTVRGLAARLGVTKPAITRALDTLGAMRLLSRRRDEADRRNVVITRTVEGALYLDRLGDLVAEKAKALPR; encoded by the coding sequence ATGGCGATTGACATTCGTGCTTCCCAGGCGCTGAAACTCTGGCACGAGGTCAATCTGGCGCTGGTCCGCGATGGCGATCAGGATCTGTCCGCCCGCCAGATGACGATTCTGCTGACCGTCTATCTAGAGCCGCCGCCTCACACGGTCCGTGGCCTCGCCGCCAGGCTCGGCGTCACCAAGCCGGCGATCACGCGGGCGTTGGACACGCTCGGCGCCATGCGCCTGCTGTCGCGCCGGCGTGACGAGGCCGACAGGCGTAATGTCGTCATCACCCGCACGGTCGAGGGCGCACTCTATCTCGACCGTCTCGGCGACCTTGTTGCCGAGAAGGCCAAGGCCTTGCCACGCTGA
- a CDS encoding AAA family ATPase, whose translation MTTAAAQGNYGALPDETGTLQPVVQAPEIRSVPRISLQAFCIDPETAKVIEAAGEDRRMTKAHVKVHMGGIPASIEFYSQAPTPNLIVLESAAAPDVLVADLDRLAEFCDAGTKVIVIGHVNDVALYRELIHRGVSEYLVAPISVFQMIGAVGELYCDPQSAPLGRTIAFFGVKGGCGASTIAHNVAWSIARDFQNEVVLADLDLPFGTAGLDFNQDPLQGVYEAVSAPERLDETFLDRILSRCSDRLSLLAAPASLERTYDYSDTSFDALVDVMRQGTPTIVLDVPHAWNGWVKHMLVAADEVIMVAEPDLANLRNAKNLVDTLRHLRPNDGPPHLVMNRVNIPKRPEIKPDEFAKALNLAVLAAIPFEPQLFGTAANNGQMIAELDGKHAINEVFNTVSQVVSGRSEVKKSRRSPFGSLLSILRKGKGA comes from the coding sequence ATGACCACCGCCGCCGCCCAGGGCAACTACGGGGCCCTGCCCGACGAGACCGGCACCCTCCAGCCGGTCGTTCAGGCGCCCGAAATCCGGTCGGTTCCCCGGATTTCGCTTCAGGCCTTCTGTATCGATCCCGAGACGGCCAAGGTGATCGAGGCCGCCGGCGAGGACCGTCGCATGACCAAAGCCCATGTGAAGGTTCACATGGGCGGCATTCCGGCGTCGATCGAGTTCTACTCACAGGCGCCCACCCCGAACCTGATCGTGCTCGAAAGCGCCGCCGCGCCGGATGTCTTAGTTGCCGACCTCGATCGTCTTGCAGAATTCTGTGACGCCGGCACGAAGGTCATCGTCATCGGCCACGTGAACGACGTTGCGCTCTACCGCGAGTTGATCCATCGAGGCGTCAGCGAATATCTCGTGGCGCCAATCAGCGTATTCCAGATGATCGGTGCGGTCGGAGAACTCTATTGCGACCCGCAGTCTGCCCCGCTCGGGCGGACGATCGCCTTCTTCGGGGTGAAGGGGGGCTGCGGCGCCTCGACCATCGCGCACAACGTCGCGTGGTCGATCGCGCGGGACTTTCAGAACGAGGTGGTGCTGGCCGACCTCGACCTGCCATTCGGCACCGCCGGACTCGATTTCAACCAGGATCCCCTGCAGGGCGTTTACGAGGCAGTGTCCGCGCCGGAGCGCCTCGACGAAACGTTTCTCGACCGTATCCTGTCCCGCTGCTCGGATCGCCTCAGCCTGCTTGCCGCTCCGGCGTCTCTGGAGCGGACCTACGACTATTCCGACACCTCGTTTGATGCGCTGGTCGATGTCATGCGCCAGGGCACCCCGACGATCGTCCTGGACGTGCCCCATGCCTGGAACGGATGGGTCAAGCACATGCTCGTGGCGGCCGACGAGGTGATCATGGTCGCCGAGCCCGACCTGGCCAACCTGCGCAACGCCAAGAACCTCGTCGACACGCTCAGGCACCTGCGGCCGAACGACGGTCCGCCGCATTTGGTCATGAACCGCGTCAACATCCCCAAGCGCCCCGAGATCAAGCCTGACGAATTCGCTAAGGCGCTGAATCTTGCGGTGCTGGCGGCGATCCCCTTCGAGCCGCAACTGTTCGGTACCGCCGCCAACAACGGCCAGATGATTGCCGAGCTGGATGGCAAGCACGCGATCAACGAGGTGTTCAACACCGTCTCGCAGGTCGTGTCCGGACGCAGCGAGGTGAAGAAGAGCCGCCGGTCGCCTTTCGGATCGCTGCTGTCGATCCTCAGGAAGGGCAAGGGCGCCTGA